In the genome of Halobacterium noricense, one region contains:
- a CDS encoding MarR family transcriptional regulator, whose product MSATAKDTETVEALEDLPPSAKLVAKVLEYNDSLTQSELADETLLPARTVRYALTRLEEQDVVESRFSFSDARKRIYTLA is encoded by the coding sequence ATGAGCGCCACCGCCAAAGACACGGAGACCGTCGAAGCACTCGAAGACCTCCCGCCGAGCGCGAAGCTCGTCGCGAAAGTCCTCGAATACAACGACTCCCTCACGCAGAGCGAACTCGCCGACGAGACGCTGCTACCCGCCCGTACCGTCCGGTACGCGCTCACCCGCCTCGAAGAACAGGACGTCGTCGAGTCCCGGTTCTCGTTCTCGGACGCCCGCAAGCGCATCTACACGCTCGCCTGA
- a CDS encoding DUF5800 family protein, with product MTTLSFEDDGVDVVYEGTEFRMERELIEEATDKDYHEVTDHEVLKLVERDPALSGEPRRIGDIV from the coding sequence ATGACTACGCTCTCGTTCGAAGACGACGGCGTCGACGTCGTCTACGAAGGCACCGAATTCCGCATGGAGCGCGAACTCATCGAGGAAGCCACCGACAAGGACTACCACGAGGTCACCGACCACGAAGTGCTCAAGCTCGTGGAGCGCGACCCTGCGCTCTCCGGGGAGCCCCGGCGCATCGGCGACATCGTCTAG
- a CDS encoding polymer-forming cytoskeletal protein has product MLGPNPIDELVVPDDTTVQEHDVVVDGDVLVGGQSTVELGVRGHSVIAGERVSFAGDIEADGDCRLDMWCDVDGNVLASEDAYLGERVHITGRLVVGGDLDIGDDVDIEEGFEASGWIVIRNPMPTITFFVVYLTHLLQIGEEEEAEELVDQFAASGDAQPLTIPRSGSVSDDAWRVSTPATIGDDCRLHGNIRATSIDVGEDNNIFGSLRAQDDVSVGSGTKIHGDVTTRNGDVRVESGAVVLGDVSGHDVHVHPDADVDGVIRARGEMHLGSRADRDPE; this is encoded by the coding sequence GTGCTCGGCCCGAACCCGATAGACGAACTCGTCGTGCCCGACGACACCACCGTCCAAGAACACGACGTCGTGGTGGACGGCGACGTGCTGGTCGGCGGCCAATCCACGGTCGAACTCGGGGTTCGTGGCCACAGCGTGATTGCGGGCGAACGCGTCTCATTCGCCGGCGACATCGAGGCCGACGGCGACTGCCGGCTGGACATGTGGTGCGACGTGGACGGGAACGTGCTCGCCAGCGAGGACGCCTACCTCGGCGAGCGCGTCCACATCACGGGCCGGCTGGTCGTCGGCGGCGACCTCGACATCGGCGACGACGTCGACATCGAGGAGGGCTTCGAGGCCTCCGGCTGGATCGTCATCCGGAACCCGATGCCCACCATCACGTTCTTCGTCGTCTACCTCACCCACCTCCTCCAAATCGGCGAGGAGGAGGAAGCCGAGGAGCTCGTCGACCAGTTCGCCGCCAGCGGCGACGCCCAGCCGTTGACGATTCCGCGGTCCGGGAGCGTCTCCGACGACGCGTGGCGCGTCTCCACGCCCGCGACCATCGGCGACGACTGCCGACTACACGGCAACATCCGCGCGACCAGCATCGACGTCGGCGAGGACAACAACATCTTCGGCAGCCTGCGCGCCCAAGACGACGTGAGCGTGGGTTCGGGCACGAAGATTCACGGCGACGTCACCACGCGAAACGGCGACGTTCGCGTCGAATCGGGCGCGGTCGTGCTCGGCGATGTCTCCGGCCACGACGTCCACGTCCACCCCGACGCCGACGTCGACGGCGTCATCCGCGCCCGCGGCGAGATGCACCTCGGCAGCCGCGCGGACCGCGACCCGGAGTAG
- the mre11 gene encoding DNA double-strand break repair protein Mre11, giving the protein MVRVIHTGDTHLGYRQYHSPERRQDFLDAFESVVEDAVAADVDAVVHAGDLYHDRRPGLRDILGTIDVLRPLREADIPFLAIVGNHEGTRDAQWLDLFETLGLAERLDETGRRVDDTTFYGLDYVPESKRPDLDYEFVESEAEHTALVSHGLFTPFAHANWNLDSVLGESNVDFDAVLLGDNHAADTAQVGDTWVTYCGSTERASASERDPRGYNVVEFDDGDVAISRKGIETRDFVFVDVDLGSEDGTEYVRERLRERDVEDAVVVVTVEGDGDTVTPADVERFGDERGALLTRVNDRREVETDEEVEVSFADPDEAVRERVRDLGLREASLDIDDTVRDGDLADSNVRERVKQRVEDVLDGEASTASDDEPAEQAQATTMEDFS; this is encoded by the coding sequence ATGGTTCGCGTCATCCACACGGGGGACACCCACCTCGGCTACCGCCAGTACCACTCCCCCGAGCGCCGGCAGGACTTCCTCGACGCCTTCGAATCGGTCGTCGAGGACGCCGTCGCGGCGGACGTGGACGCCGTCGTCCACGCCGGCGACCTCTACCACGACCGGCGTCCCGGTCTCCGCGACATCCTCGGCACCATCGACGTGCTGCGGCCGCTGCGCGAGGCCGACATCCCGTTCCTCGCCATCGTCGGCAACCACGAGGGCACGCGGGACGCCCAGTGGCTCGACCTCTTCGAGACGCTGGGGCTCGCCGAGCGCCTCGACGAGACCGGTCGCCGCGTCGACGACACCACGTTCTACGGCCTCGACTACGTCCCCGAGTCGAAGCGCCCCGACCTCGACTACGAATTCGTCGAATCCGAGGCCGAACACACCGCGCTCGTCTCCCACGGCCTGTTCACGCCGTTCGCGCACGCCAACTGGAACCTCGACTCCGTGCTCGGCGAGTCGAACGTCGACTTCGACGCGGTGCTCCTCGGCGACAACCACGCCGCCGACACCGCGCAGGTCGGCGACACGTGGGTCACGTACTGCGGCTCGACGGAGCGCGCGAGCGCCAGCGAGCGCGACCCACGCGGCTACAACGTCGTGGAGTTCGACGACGGCGACGTCGCCATCTCCCGGAAGGGCATCGAGACCCGGGACTTCGTGTTCGTAGACGTCGACCTCGGGTCAGAGGACGGCACCGAGTACGTCCGCGAGCGCCTCCGCGAGCGCGACGTAGAGGATGCCGTCGTCGTGGTCACCGTGGAGGGCGACGGCGACACCGTGACGCCCGCCGACGTCGAGCGCTTCGGCGACGAGCGCGGCGCGCTGCTCACGCGCGTGAACGACCGCCGCGAGGTCGAGACCGACGAGGAGGTCGAGGTGTCGTTCGCGGACCCCGACGAGGCCGTCCGCGAGCGCGTCCGCGACCTCGGGCTTCGGGAGGCGAGCCTCGACATCGACGACACGGTCCGCGACGGGGACCTCGCGGATTCGAACGTCCGCGAGCGCGTGAAACAGCGCGTCGAGGACGTACTGGACGGCGAGGCGAGTACCGCAAGCGACGACGAACCGGCCGAGCAAGCGCAGGCGACGACCATGGAGGACTTCTCGTGA
- a CDS encoding LLM class flavin-dependent oxidoreductase, which translates to MDLSVVDLSPVPEGGTATDAYANTVEAAQQAERLGYSRFWVAEHHGMGDTLAGTTPEVLLGHLAAETDEIRLGSGAVLLNHYSPFKVAEQFGALDALAPGRVDAGLGRANGSPAVDRALGTERHVPNPDEDHREKIEAVVNHLYDDYPATHAYSDVEIPLSGEATPVPWALGSSPSSAEIAGKLGLRYCFAAFIRPQFATHAFEEYRQAFQPSQLAGSVDEPEGMVAVNAVCAETDEEAARLRATAEASFERMQRGVTGTAPSVEEAIAELGSVPEPTPETLDEDEWPRAISGSPERLNGLLEQLADRVGVDEVMIQHVVADHDDALRSHELLADAVGLTPR; encoded by the coding sequence ATGGACCTCTCTGTCGTCGACCTCTCCCCGGTTCCCGAGGGCGGCACCGCGACGGACGCCTACGCGAACACCGTCGAGGCCGCCCAGCAGGCCGAACGCCTCGGCTACTCGCGCTTCTGGGTCGCCGAGCACCACGGCATGGGCGACACGCTCGCCGGAACCACGCCCGAAGTGTTGCTCGGCCACCTCGCCGCCGAGACGGACGAAATTCGCCTCGGCTCGGGCGCGGTCCTCCTCAACCACTACAGCCCGTTCAAGGTCGCCGAACAGTTCGGCGCGCTGGACGCGCTCGCGCCGGGCCGCGTCGACGCCGGCCTCGGGCGCGCGAACGGCTCGCCGGCCGTCGACCGCGCGCTCGGCACCGAACGCCACGTCCCGAATCCGGACGAGGACCATCGCGAGAAAATCGAGGCCGTCGTCAACCACCTCTACGACGACTACCCCGCCACGCACGCCTACAGCGACGTCGAGATTCCGCTCTCCGGCGAAGCGACCCCCGTTCCGTGGGCGCTCGGTTCCAGCCCCTCCAGCGCGGAAATCGCGGGCAAACTCGGCCTGCGCTACTGCTTTGCGGCGTTCATCCGCCCGCAGTTCGCCACGCACGCCTTCGAGGAGTACCGTCAGGCCTTCCAGCCCTCGCAGTTGGCCGGCAGCGTCGACGAGCCGGAGGGCATGGTCGCCGTCAACGCCGTCTGCGCGGAGACTGACGAGGAAGCCGCGCGGCTGCGCGCGACCGCCGAAGCCTCCTTCGAGCGGATGCAGCGCGGCGTCACGGGCACCGCGCCGTCCGTCGAGGAAGCCATCGCCGAACTCGGTAGCGTCCCGGAGCCGACTCCTGAGACGCTGGACGAGGACGAGTGGCCGCGCGCCATCTCCGGCAGCCCCGAGAGGTTGAACGGCCTCTTAGAACAACTGGCGGACCGCGTCGGCGTCGACGAAGTGATGATTCAGCACGTCGTCGCCGACCACGACGACGCGCTCCGCTCGCACGAACTCCTCGCCGATGCCGTCGGCCTCACGCCGCGCTGA
- a CDS encoding CNNM domain-containing protein, producing the protein MNTPEVMLRLVAGLALILANGFFVAIEFALTRVRQYPESEFDTPALERAWEMTHDLEIYLTSCQVGITASSIAVGIVAEPALAALFEPVFHETWLASVSAGAVLAFLVINLLHLTHGEQTPTYLGVERSKQVCEYGATPLYWFARLISPIMRIGDSVAKGTLKLFGVEMTGAWLETEEEVIETRAQLRNRVESVLQQGELSEERLSEVVAALDVGTTEVADVMVDVSDIVFLSTAVSTEENIHRLTSSPHTRYPLVGEDPAEFHGIVYVPAVVDHLDEIRDGNLGFVDVAAPPMTLAADTTVSDTIDQFQAENQELALVLDDGEVVGLLTATDAFEAVMGEIEDPLDREYDR; encoded by the coding sequence ATGAACACGCCGGAGGTCATGCTCCGTCTGGTTGCGGGGCTCGCGTTGATTCTCGCGAACGGCTTCTTCGTCGCCATCGAGTTCGCGCTCACGCGGGTTCGCCAGTACCCCGAGTCGGAGTTCGACACGCCCGCCCTCGAACGCGCGTGGGAGATGACCCACGACCTCGAAATCTACCTCACAAGCTGTCAGGTCGGCATCACGGCCTCGTCTATTGCGGTCGGCATCGTCGCCGAACCCGCGCTCGCCGCCCTCTTCGAGCCCGTATTCCACGAAACGTGGCTGGCGTCCGTGAGTGCCGGCGCAGTCCTCGCGTTCCTCGTCATCAACCTCCTCCACCTCACGCACGGCGAGCAGACGCCGACGTACCTCGGCGTCGAGCGCTCCAAGCAGGTCTGCGAGTACGGCGCGACGCCGCTGTACTGGTTCGCGCGCCTCATCAGCCCCATCATGCGCATCGGCGACAGCGTCGCCAAAGGCACCCTGAAACTGTTCGGCGTGGAGATGACAGGCGCGTGGCTCGAAACCGAGGAGGAAGTCATCGAGACCCGCGCACAACTCCGCAACCGCGTCGAATCCGTCCTCCAGCAGGGCGAACTCTCGGAGGAACGCCTCTCGGAGGTCGTCGCCGCGCTCGACGTCGGCACCACCGAAGTCGCGGACGTGATGGTCGACGTCAGCGACATCGTCTTCCTCTCGACGGCGGTCTCGACCGAAGAGAACATCCACCGGCTGACGTCGTCGCCGCACACGCGCTACCCGCTCGTCGGCGAGGACCCCGCGGAGTTCCACGGCATCGTCTACGTCCCCGCGGTCGTCGACCATCTCGACGAGATTCGGGACGGCAACCTCGGGTTCGTGGACGTCGCCGCGCCGCCGATGACGCTCGCCGCGGACACCACCGTCAGCGACACCATCGACCAGTTCCAGGCCGAGAATCAGGAACTCGCGCTCGTGCTCGACGACGGCGAGGTCGTCGGGCTACTCACCGCGACCGACGCCTTCGAGGCCGTGATGGGCGAAATCGAGGACCCGCTCGACCGCGAGTACGACCGGTGA
- a CDS encoding pyridoxal phosphate-dependent aminotransferase, translated as MTEFSQRVEAISISGIREVFEAAGEDAINLGLGQPDFPTPEHARQAAVDAIEAGDADAYTSNRGTPELVDAIVRKHERDNDLDVAPEGVIATSGGSEALHLALEAHVDPGEEVLFPDPGFVSYDALTRIAGGEPVGLPLREDLTLDPATVEERITEDTAAFVVNSPANPTGAVQSPEDMREFARIADEHDVLCVSDEVYEHIVFDGEHRSPMEFAETDNVVVVSACSKTYSMTGWRLGWVAASERRAERMLRVHQYSQACASAPAQHAAEAALSGPQDVVDEMVTEFEQRRDLVLDELEDMGLDVPKPEGAFYAMPKVPDGWVDEVIDRGVVVVPGDAFGEHGEGYARISYATDTEQLREALGIMREATNALQ; from the coding sequence ATGACGGAGTTCTCCCAGCGAGTCGAAGCCATCTCCATCAGCGGCATCCGGGAAGTGTTCGAGGCGGCCGGCGAGGACGCCATCAACCTCGGGCTCGGCCAGCCCGACTTCCCGACGCCCGAGCACGCCCGGCAGGCCGCCGTCGACGCCATCGAGGCGGGCGACGCGGACGCGTACACGTCGAACCGCGGGACGCCCGAACTCGTGGACGCCATCGTCCGGAAGCACGAGCGCGACAACGACCTCGACGTCGCGCCCGAGGGCGTCATCGCGACCTCGGGCGGGAGCGAGGCGCTCCACCTTGCGCTGGAAGCCCACGTCGACCCCGGCGAGGAAGTGCTGTTCCCTGACCCCGGGTTCGTCTCCTACGACGCGCTGACGCGCATCGCGGGCGGCGAGCCGGTCGGCCTACCGCTGCGCGAGGACCTCACCCTCGACCCCGCGACCGTCGAAGAAAGAATTACGGAGGACACGGCGGCGTTCGTCGTGAACTCGCCAGCGAACCCCACGGGCGCGGTGCAGTCCCCCGAGGACATGCGGGAGTTCGCACGCATCGCCGACGAGCACGACGTACTCTGCGTCTCCGATGAGGTGTACGAGCACATCGTCTTCGACGGCGAACACCGCTCGCCGATGGAGTTCGCGGAGACCGACAACGTCGTCGTGGTGAGCGCGTGCTCGAAGACGTACTCGATGACGGGGTGGCGGCTGGGCTGGGTCGCCGCCAGCGAGCGCCGCGCCGAGCGCATGCTGCGCGTCCACCAGTACTCGCAGGCCTGTGCCAGCGCGCCCGCCCAGCACGCCGCCGAAGCCGCGCTCAGCGGCCCGCAGGACGTCGTCGACGAGATGGTCACGGAGTTCGAGCAGCGCCGCGACCTCGTGCTCGACGAACTCGAAGACATGGGCCTCGACGTCCCGAAGCCGGAGGGCGCGTTCTACGCGATGCCGAAAGTGCCCGACGGCTGGGTGGACGAGGTCATCGACCGCGGCGTCGTCGTCGTGCCCGGCGACGCGTTCGGCGAGCACGGCGAGGGCTACGCCCGCATCTCCTACGCCACGGACACCGAACAGCTCCGCGAGGCCCTCGGCATCATGCGCGAGGCGACGAACGCGCTCCAGTAG
- a CDS encoding UbiA family prenyltransferase, translating to MHTTRHGSGGRATAAALASQVHPVFMLPPLAAAGFGAVLAGEFSLTVASVHLAAMFFAVYTAHVKDGYVDFHVRGEDDDHPLTPDGCRLAIRGASLSFFACVAGLWWLVGPGAAALAVPAWLVGYHHAPQLDTNPVTTTTGYPLGISIALIGGYYAQVQSLAVRPVAFAGVLLVLLSGVKVVDDAQDYDYDRSIDKRSVAVVLGKPGARRLAYGLMAAAMACVVALAALAVFPPSAVAAVAAFAVVAWFAARAEPTVATMLLVRGCYVFLAVLVAAVWFRPLA from the coding sequence ATGCACACCACTCGACACGGGAGTGGAGGCCGCGCGACCGCCGCGGCGCTCGCGTCGCAGGTCCACCCGGTGTTCATGCTGCCGCCGCTGGCCGCGGCCGGATTCGGGGCCGTGCTCGCGGGCGAGTTTTCGCTGACCGTCGCGAGCGTCCACCTCGCCGCGATGTTCTTCGCCGTCTACACCGCCCACGTCAAGGACGGCTACGTGGACTTCCACGTGCGCGGCGAGGACGACGACCACCCGCTCACTCCGGACGGCTGCCGGCTCGCCATCCGCGGTGCGTCGCTGTCGTTTTTCGCCTGCGTCGCCGGCCTCTGGTGGCTCGTCGGCCCCGGTGCGGCCGCGCTCGCCGTGCCCGCGTGGCTCGTCGGATACCACCACGCGCCCCAACTTGACACGAACCCCGTCACGACGACGACGGGCTACCCCCTCGGCATCTCCATCGCGCTCATCGGCGGCTACTACGCGCAAGTCCAGTCGCTCGCCGTCCGCCCAGTCGCGTTCGCTGGCGTGTTGCTCGTGCTGCTCTCGGGCGTGAAGGTCGTCGACGACGCGCAGGACTACGACTACGACCGCTCCATCGACAAGCGCAGCGTCGCCGTCGTACTCGGGAAGCCCGGTGCGCGGCGGCTCGCGTACGGTCTGATGGCGGCTGCGATGGCCTGCGTGGTCGCGCTCGCCGCGCTCGCCGTCTTCCCGCCGAGCGCCGTCGCCGCAGTCGCCGCGTTCGCCGTCGTCGCGTGGTTCGCGGCACGCGCCGAGCCAACCGTCGCGACGATGTTGCTCGTGCGGGGCTGCTACGTCTTCCTCGCGGTGCTGGTCGCCGCGGTCTGGTTTCGGCCGCTCGCGTAG
- the pan1 gene encoding proteasome-activating nucleotidase Pan1, with amino-acid sequence MTETAEDAELPYDDGASLQEKIEALEEQLSALEDENEEMRDRLLDANAENNKYQQKLERLSHENKKLKQSPLFVATVQELNDDGAIIKQHGNNQEALTEVTDDLRDDLEPGARVAVNNSLSIVERLDDEADVRARVMEVDESPEVGYEDIGGLDEQLREVRETVELPMKEPEMFDTVGIDPPSGVLLHGPPGTGKTLMAKAVANQTDATFIKMAGSELVHKFIGEGAKLVRDLFQVARDHEPAVVFIDEIDAIASKRTDSKTSGDAEVQRTMMQLLSEMDGFDERGDIRIIAATNRFDMLDRAILRPGRFDRLIEVPNPDETGREKIFRIHTRSMNLAEDVDFTRLAAETDAKSGADVAAICTEAGMFAIRDDREEITMQDFENALEKLEQDTDASAEPTRTFA; translated from the coding sequence ATGACTGAGACCGCAGAGGACGCCGAGCTGCCCTACGACGACGGCGCTTCTCTCCAGGAGAAAATCGAGGCCCTCGAGGAGCAGCTCTCCGCCCTCGAGGACGAGAACGAGGAGATGCGGGACCGCCTGCTCGACGCCAACGCCGAGAACAACAAGTACCAGCAGAAGCTCGAACGGCTCTCCCACGAGAACAAGAAGCTCAAGCAGTCGCCGCTGTTCGTGGCCACCGTCCAGGAACTCAACGACGACGGTGCCATCATCAAACAGCACGGCAACAACCAGGAGGCGCTCACCGAGGTCACCGACGATCTCCGCGACGACCTCGAACCCGGCGCCCGGGTCGCTGTCAACAACTCCCTCTCCATCGTCGAACGCCTCGACGACGAGGCCGACGTCCGCGCCCGCGTCATGGAAGTCGACGAGTCCCCCGAGGTCGGCTACGAGGACATCGGCGGGCTCGACGAGCAGCTCCGCGAGGTCCGCGAAACCGTCGAACTCCCGATGAAGGAGCCCGAGATGTTCGACACCGTCGGCATCGACCCGCCCAGCGGCGTGCTCCTCCACGGGCCGCCGGGCACCGGGAAGACGCTGATGGCGAAGGCCGTCGCGAACCAGACGGACGCGACGTTCATCAAGATGGCCGGCAGCGAACTCGTCCACAAGTTCATCGGCGAGGGCGCGAAGCTCGTCCGCGACCTCTTCCAGGTCGCCCGCGACCACGAGCCCGCCGTCGTCTTCATCGACGAAATCGACGCCATCGCCTCGAAGCGCACGGACTCGAAGACCAGCGGGGACGCCGAGGTGCAGCGGACGATGATGCAGCTCCTGAGCGAGATGGACGGCTTCGACGAGCGCGGCGATATCCGCATCATCGCCGCGACCAACCGCTTCGACATGCTCGACCGCGCCATCCTCCGCCCGGGCCGGTTCGACCGCCTCATCGAGGTACCGAACCCCGACGAGACCGGCCGCGAGAAAATCTTCCGCATCCACACGCGGAGCATGAACCTCGCCGAGGACGTGGACTTCACGCGCCTCGCCGCCGAGACCGACGCCAAGTCCGGCGCGGACGTCGCCGCCATCTGCACGGAAGCCGGGATGTTCGCTATCCGCGACGACCGCGAGGAGATCACGATGCAGGACTTCGAGAACGCGCTGGAGAAGCTCGAACAGGACACCGACGCCAGCGCCGAACCCACGCGCACCTTCGCGTAA
- a CDS encoding class I SAM-dependent methyltransferase: MDAWQDEDALADQYADASNLAARQVLHARFATADRSPHEWLFDQFDLAEDAVVLSLGSGHGALWTANADRIPAGWDVTVTDNSAGMMMDAMEALEDVDREFDFDSVDARDIPYPDDTFDAATAHFVLSHLADGDREQALSEIRRVLKPDGALYAATTGIDDLAAVFDAVAAFGGRPADGGFALENGTDQLREQFASVERRDFEDELEITKPEPLVASLLSLPGFDGTDAFELEEKFREQIGDGSFVVERSVGVFVASG, encoded by the coding sequence ATGGACGCCTGGCAGGACGAGGACGCGCTCGCCGACCAGTACGCGGACGCATCGAACCTCGCCGCCCGACAGGTCTTGCACGCGCGGTTCGCCACGGCCGACCGCTCTCCCCACGAGTGGCTGTTCGACCAGTTCGACCTCGCCGAGGATGCCGTCGTGCTCTCGCTGGGCTCGGGGCACGGCGCGCTCTGGACCGCCAACGCCGACCGGATTCCCGCCGGCTGGGACGTCACCGTGACGGACAACTCCGCGGGGATGATGATGGACGCGATGGAGGCGCTGGAGGACGTCGACCGCGAGTTCGACTTCGACTCGGTCGACGCCCGCGACATCCCCTACCCGGACGACACTTTCGACGCCGCCACCGCCCACTTCGTGCTCTCACACCTCGCTGACGGGGACCGCGAGCAGGCACTCTCGGAGATTCGGCGCGTGCTCAAGCCCGACGGGGCGCTGTACGCGGCGACGACCGGGATCGACGACCTCGCCGCCGTCTTCGACGCGGTCGCCGCGTTCGGCGGCCGGCCAGCCGACGGCGGATTCGCGCTGGAGAACGGCACCGACCAACTCCGAGAGCAGTTCGCGAGCGTCGAACGCCGGGACTTCGAGGACGAACTCGAGATTACGAAGCCCGAGCCGCTGGTCGCGTCCCTGCTCTCGCTGCCGGGCTTCGACGGCACCGACGCCTTCGAGTTGGAAGAGAAGTTCCGCGAGCAAATCGGCGACGGTAGCTTCGTCGTCGAGCGGTCCGTGGGCGTGTTCGTCGCTTCGGGGTGA
- a CDS encoding redox-regulated ATPase YchF: MLSIALAGKPNAGKSTFYTAATRSEVDVANYPFTTIDANRGITHVRTECPCLTREERCGNENCHDGKRYVPVELLDVAGLVPGAHEGRGLGNQFLDELTNADVIVNVVDAAGATDEEGEPVEVGTHDPIEDIDFIEEEMDLWLAGIVDRNWETVERQSRSPGFDIEEAVTDLMTGFGATEYDVAAVLRGMEYSEDPVQWTTEDREALARGIRQRTKPIVVVANKIDVAPAENVRRLLDLDKPVIPATAQGELALRRGVDAGFVDYDPGDEDFEITGEISEGQREALDELRETVTEYSGTGVQAALNHAVYDLLGMVTAYPVQDQSKWTDARGNVLPDAFLLENGSTPVDLAYAVHSDIGEGYLHAVNAKTNREVGEGYELEEGDVVKIVSTAK; the protein is encoded by the coding sequence ATGCTCTCTATCGCGCTTGCCGGGAAGCCGAACGCCGGCAAGTCGACGTTCTACACCGCCGCGACGCGCTCGGAGGTGGACGTCGCGAACTACCCGTTCACCACCATCGACGCGAACCGCGGCATCACCCACGTGCGCACGGAGTGCCCGTGTCTCACTCGCGAGGAGCGCTGCGGGAACGAGAACTGCCACGACGGCAAGCGCTACGTCCCCGTCGAACTGCTGGACGTGGCGGGCCTCGTGCCGGGCGCCCACGAGGGGCGTGGGCTCGGCAACCAGTTCCTCGACGAACTCACGAACGCGGACGTCATCGTGAACGTCGTGGACGCCGCGGGCGCGACCGACGAGGAGGGCGAACCCGTGGAGGTTGGCACCCACGACCCCATCGAGGACATCGACTTCATCGAGGAGGAGATGGACCTCTGGCTGGCGGGCATCGTCGACCGCAACTGGGAGACCGTCGAGCGCCAGTCCCGCAGCCCCGGCTTCGACATCGAGGAGGCCGTGACGGACCTGATGACGGGGTTCGGCGCGACCGAGTACGACGTCGCTGCCGTCCTCCGCGGGATGGAGTACTCCGAGGACCCGGTGCAGTGGACCACCGAAGACCGCGAGGCGCTCGCGCGCGGCATCCGCCAGCGCACGAAGCCCATCGTCGTCGTCGCGAACAAAATCGACGTCGCGCCCGCCGAGAACGTCCGGCGCCTGCTCGACCTCGACAAGCCCGTGATACCCGCGACCGCGCAGGGCGAACTCGCGCTCCGCCGCGGCGTCGACGCCGGCTTCGTCGACTACGACCCGGGCGACGAGGACTTCGAGATAACGGGCGAAATCAGCGAGGGCCAGCGCGAAGCCCTCGACGAACTCCGCGAGACGGTGACCGAGTACAGCGGTACGGGCGTCCAGGCGGCGCTGAACCACGCGGTCTACGACCTGCTGGGCATGGTCACCGCCTATCCCGTGCAGGACCAGTCGAAGTGGACCGACGCGAGGGGCAACGTCCTCCCGGACGCGTTCCTCCTAGAGAACGGCTCGACGCCCGTGGACCTCGCGTACGCCGTCCACTCGGACATCGGCGAGGGCTACCTCCACGCGGTGAACGCCAAGACCAACCGCGAGGTCGGTGAGGGTTACGAACTCGAAGAGGGCGACGTCGTCAAAATCGTCTCCACCGCGAAGTAG